The following coding sequences are from one Candidatus Alcyoniella australis window:
- a CDS encoding SDR family oxidoreductase, whose product MRDLKGKTAVITGVGMGMGRLLALKLADEGMNIAAVDVREKELEQTAELLRQKGVKVCTEKLDITDREAVYKFRDNVHEQIGKVDLLVNNAGVVHGGMFLDVLDEKHLHTINVNLLGIFWMTKAFLPDMLESGAGHLVNVASAAGLLGVARGTSYSASKWGVIGFTEALRNELLAEKNNTVKFTIVCPSFVTTGMFDGAKPPAGTPWVTPEYMVGRIFKAIVKDKLYVLEPAAVKITPFFKAALPKKSWDRVAKRMGLTHVLDHLKGRDAQDAQK is encoded by the coding sequence ATGCGGGACTTAAAGGGAAAAACAGCCGTGATTACCGGTGTGGGCATGGGCATGGGCCGCCTGCTGGCGCTCAAGCTCGCGGACGAGGGCATGAACATCGCCGCAGTGGATGTGCGTGAAAAAGAGCTGGAACAGACAGCCGAACTGCTGCGGCAAAAGGGCGTCAAGGTCTGTACGGAAAAACTCGATATCACCGACCGCGAGGCGGTCTACAAGTTCCGCGACAACGTGCACGAACAGATCGGCAAGGTCGATCTGCTGGTCAACAACGCCGGAGTGGTGCACGGCGGAATGTTCCTCGACGTACTGGACGAGAAACACCTGCACACCATCAACGTCAACCTGCTGGGCATCTTCTGGATGACCAAGGCGTTTTTGCCCGACATGCTCGAAAGCGGCGCAGGGCACCTAGTCAACGTGGCCTCGGCCGCGGGTCTGCTCGGTGTGGCGCGCGGCACAAGCTACTCGGCGAGCAAGTGGGGTGTGATCGGCTTCACCGAGGCGTTGCGCAACGAGCTGCTGGCCGAAAAAAACAACACCGTCAAGTTCACCATCGTCTGCCCCAGCTTCGTCACCACCGGCATGTTCGACGGCGCCAAGCCGCCCGCAGGCACGCCGTGGGTCACTCCCGAGTACATGGTCGGGCGGATCTTCAAGGCCATCGTTAAAGACAAGCTCTACGTGCTCGAGCCCGCGGCAGTGAAGATCACGCCGTTTTTCAAAGCCGCGCTGCCCAAAAAATCGTGGGACCGCGTGGCTAAAAGAATGGGCCTGACCCACGTGCTGGACCACCTCAAGGGGCGCGACGCGCAAGACGCGCAGAAATAG
- a CDS encoding ABC transporter permease produces the protein MSVETNGNVENKFFANLGRRVINSFEEMGSFWVLCGQSVRNMFRRPVEFAEIVKQVEYLGVRSISIALLTALFTGFVMALQFAVGLERFGAKEYVSIVVALSITRELGPVLTSVVVGGRVGAGITAEIGSMQVTEQVDAIRALGADPIKKLIVPRLWAMLIALPMLTLLADLLGIIGGLIISVYEMGINPGTYISDVSQGLDFADVFSGLAKTYVFGFGIVMIACHRGMTTSGGTEGVGQSTTRTVVVSLIFIFVTDFFLTKLFLVL, from the coding sequence GTGAGCGTCGAAACCAACGGAAACGTCGAAAATAAATTTTTCGCCAACCTGGGTCGGCGGGTAATCAACTCCTTTGAGGAGATGGGATCGTTCTGGGTGCTGTGCGGCCAGAGCGTACGCAACATGTTCCGGCGTCCGGTCGAGTTTGCCGAGATCGTCAAACAGGTCGAGTACCTCGGCGTGCGCTCGATCTCGATTGCGCTGCTCACCGCGCTGTTCACCGGGTTCGTGATGGCCCTGCAGTTCGCCGTGGGGCTCGAGCGCTTCGGCGCCAAAGAATACGTCAGCATCGTGGTCGCGCTCTCGATCACCCGCGAGCTGGGACCGGTGCTCACCAGCGTGGTCGTCGGCGGCCGCGTGGGCGCCGGGATCACCGCCGAGATCGGCTCGATGCAGGTCACCGAACAGGTCGACGCGATCCGCGCCTTGGGCGCCGACCCGATTAAGAAACTGATCGTGCCGCGGCTGTGGGCAATGCTGATCGCGCTGCCGATGCTGACATTGCTCGCCGACCTTCTGGGAATCATCGGCGGGCTGATCATCAGCGTCTACGAGATGGGGATCAACCCCGGAACCTACATCAGCGACGTCAGCCAGGGGCTCGATTTCGCCGACGTATTCTCCGGACTGGCCAAGACCTACGTCTTCGGCTTCGGCATCGTAATGATCGCCTGCCACCGCGGGATGACCACCTCCGGCGGCACCGAGGGCGTGGGCCAGTCGACCACGCGCACGGTGGTGGTCAGCCTGATCTTCATCTTCGTCACCGACTTCTTCCTGACCAAGCTGTTCCTGGTGTTGTGA
- a CDS encoding MlaD family protein, which produces MKNNRASEVKVGIFITVVMVLLVFVILTMSSKSSLFKSTSELHTSFGNIMGLTEGAEVRLSGVDIGLVKRIRFSDKTGDTSVFVDMSIDTDAMPRIPMDSLATIDTLGLLGKKYIEIIPGNPEKTPVHEHDIIESHDPKAMLAPLTELGESTGDLKKVLANLDAISASIKGGQGVPPTDLSKAISGLENMINEVKAGNGILHTLIYDQTKSKIISDMAQSVATLKQVVDDIKHGQGTLHELIYSDKGERMIANLTDTSEDIRQIVGTVRTQPGALHSLIYDPDKAQIIEDLKVTSADLRLAADKIARGEGSLGALIVDPTIYEDIKKITGGLERSQVFKSVVRTVIRRYEQVPELEPE; this is translated from the coding sequence ATGAAGAATAATCGGGCCAGCGAGGTCAAGGTCGGCATCTTCATCACCGTGGTGATGGTGCTGCTGGTATTCGTAATCCTCACGATGTCGAGCAAGAGCAGCTTGTTCAAGTCCACCAGCGAGCTTCACACCAGCTTCGGCAATATCATGGGTCTGACCGAGGGGGCCGAGGTACGGCTCTCGGGCGTGGACATCGGCCTGGTCAAACGCATCCGCTTCTCGGACAAGACCGGCGACACCAGCGTGTTCGTCGACATGTCGATCGACACCGATGCCATGCCGCGCATCCCGATGGACTCGCTGGCCACCATCGATACACTGGGCCTGCTGGGCAAAAAGTACATCGAGATCATCCCGGGCAATCCGGAGAAGACCCCCGTTCACGAACACGACATCATCGAGAGCCACGACCCCAAAGCAATGCTCGCTCCGCTGACCGAGCTGGGCGAGAGCACCGGGGATCTAAAGAAGGTGCTGGCCAACCTCGACGCGATCTCCGCCTCGATCAAGGGCGGCCAGGGCGTGCCGCCGACCGACCTGAGCAAGGCGATCAGCGGCCTGGAGAACATGATCAACGAGGTCAAGGCCGGCAACGGCATCCTGCACACGCTGATCTACGACCAGACCAAGAGCAAGATCATCTCCGACATGGCTCAGTCCGTGGCCACGCTCAAGCAGGTGGTAGACGACATCAAGCACGGCCAGGGCACGCTGCACGAGCTGATCTACAGCGACAAGGGCGAACGGATGATCGCCAACCTCACCGACACCAGCGAGGACATCCGCCAAATCGTGGGTACGGTCCGCACCCAGCCCGGGGCTCTGCACTCGCTGATTTACGATCCGGACAAGGCGCAAATTATCGAAGACCTCAAGGTCACCAGCGCCGACCTGCGTTTGGCCGCCGACAAGATCGCCCGCGGCGAGGGCTCGCTGGGCGCACTGATCGTCGACCCGACGATCTACGAGGACATCAAGAAGATCACCGGCGGCCTTGAGCGCAGCCAAGTCTTCAAGTCGGTGGTGCGCACGGTAATCCGGCGCTACGAGCAGGTTCCGGAGCTCGAGCCCGAGTAG
- a CDS encoding ATP-binding cassette domain-containing protein: MTTAVDSAIPMPASRAVAGAGENGEPVIRFEGVDKAFGSNVVYSGMSLTIRRGETITIIGGSGTGKSVMLKLLMGLMKPDAGSIWFKDQDIAAIDEDGLIAVRRQISMLFQGAALFDSMSVFDNIAYPLREHLKLPEEQIVQRVERDLEMVGLRGVGEMMPAELSGGMKKRVGLARAIAIEPDVILYDEPTTGLDPSNTRRINELIVQMQRKLGVTSIVVTHDMPSAFFVSNRIAMLWEHQIHSVQSIDEIERAGDPMIRSFVEGTLEL; encoded by the coding sequence ATGACTACCGCAGTCGACTCCGCGATCCCGATGCCGGCCTCCCGCGCCGTTGCCGGCGCAGGCGAAAACGGCGAACCGGTAATCCGCTTCGAGGGCGTGGACAAGGCGTTTGGCAGCAACGTGGTGTACAGCGGGATGTCGTTGACGATCCGCCGCGGCGAGACGATCACGATCATCGGCGGATCGGGAACGGGCAAGAGCGTAATGCTCAAGCTGCTGATGGGGCTGATGAAGCCCGACGCGGGCAGCATCTGGTTCAAGGACCAGGACATTGCAGCGATAGACGAGGACGGACTGATCGCGGTGCGGCGTCAGATCAGCATGCTGTTCCAGGGCGCAGCGCTGTTCGACTCGATGAGCGTCTTCGACAACATCGCCTATCCGCTACGCGAGCACCTCAAGCTGCCCGAGGAGCAGATCGTGCAGCGCGTGGAGCGCGACCTGGAGATGGTCGGCCTCCGCGGCGTGGGCGAGATGATGCCTGCCGAGCTCAGCGGCGGGATGAAAAAGCGCGTCGGCTTGGCGCGCGCGATCGCCATCGAGCCCGATGTTATCCTTTACGACGAGCCGACGACCGGCCTGGACCCGTCGAACACGCGGCGGATCAATGAACTAATCGTGCAAATGCAGCGTAAGCTGGGAGTGACCAGCATCGTGGTGACGCACGACATGCCCAGCGCGTTCTTCGTCAGCAATCGCATCGCCATGCTCTGGGAACACCAGATCCACTCGGTCCAGTCGATCGACGAGATCGAGCGCGCCGGCGATCCAATGATTCGTTCGTTCGTCGAAGGCACACTGGAGCTGTAG
- a CDS encoding transglutaminase-like domain-containing protein, producing MSFSRSKRPGLVKISIVLFWVAMTALMIVRERAAATDPVVGGSYGSSALSGDESWMGMYYKDKTNDRLVKIGYSVTSKKQLDSGWLFSESGRMKINVQGSTQTIRTDTRAITDADYLLRYFQFEMISDLVKFKLDGRVEDGNKILLNIETGGGTTRKETIDLDQAPAMQLNIMDRLLALGLEQGKSYELPFFDPSTMSNETITVQALGLENVEDGGKTLRVWHLQWDYKGIAIDSWIDERGNSLREETDTFLTVRESREKALGEGWDDSASLDLVREMAVPVSTEIPNPRKAERMQVKIAGVPFDTYPLNDWRQRAEFGELITVQIENLDEIQDPYILPYRGEELTADLAATAMIQSDHPAIRNAAKDIIGDQTDPLRAARKINDWVHDNLKKEPVTSIPSAYDVLIIKKGDCNEHTVLTVALARAAGIPARVLVGLVYHQGAFYYHAWPAVWVGRWVAIEPTFGQFPADATHIKLLEGDLDKQVDLIQIMGKVRIEVMDVK from the coding sequence ATGAGTTTTTCCAGGTCCAAACGTCCCGGATTAGTCAAAATTTCGATCGTGCTGTTCTGGGTGGCGATGACCGCGCTGATGATCGTGCGCGAACGCGCTGCTGCGACCGATCCGGTCGTCGGCGGGTCGTACGGCTCCTCGGCGCTTTCCGGCGACGAGAGCTGGATGGGCATGTACTACAAGGACAAGACCAACGACCGGCTGGTCAAAATCGGCTACTCGGTGACCTCCAAGAAGCAGCTGGATTCGGGCTGGCTGTTCTCCGAGAGCGGCCGGATGAAAATCAACGTCCAGGGCTCGACCCAGACGATCCGCACCGACACCCGCGCGATCACCGACGCGGACTACCTGCTGCGCTACTTCCAGTTCGAGATGATCTCCGATCTGGTCAAGTTCAAGCTCGACGGCCGGGTAGAGGATGGAAATAAGATCCTGCTCAACATCGAGACCGGCGGCGGCACCACGCGCAAGGAGACGATCGATCTCGACCAGGCCCCGGCGATGCAGCTGAACATCATGGACCGGCTGCTGGCCCTCGGGCTTGAGCAGGGCAAGAGCTACGAGCTGCCGTTCTTCGACCCCTCGACCATGAGCAACGAGACGATCACCGTCCAGGCCCTGGGCCTGGAAAACGTCGAGGACGGCGGCAAGACCCTGCGCGTGTGGCACTTGCAGTGGGACTACAAGGGAATCGCCATCGACTCCTGGATCGACGAGCGGGGCAACAGCCTGCGCGAGGAAACCGACACATTCCTCACCGTGCGCGAGAGCCGCGAGAAGGCCCTGGGCGAGGGCTGGGACGACAGCGCCTCGCTGGACCTGGTGCGCGAGATGGCCGTGCCGGTGAGCACCGAGATCCCCAACCCGCGCAAGGCCGAACGAATGCAGGTCAAAATTGCGGGCGTGCCCTTCGACACCTATCCGCTCAACGATTGGCGTCAGCGCGCGGAGTTCGGCGAGCTGATCACGGTACAGATCGAGAACCTGGACGAAATTCAGGATCCCTACATTTTGCCCTACCGCGGCGAGGAGCTGACCGCGGACCTGGCCGCCACGGCGATGATCCAGTCCGACCATCCGGCGATCCGCAACGCGGCCAAGGACATCATCGGCGACCAGACCGATCCGCTGCGCGCCGCGCGCAAAATCAACGACTGGGTCCACGACAATCTGAAAAAGGAACCGGTGACTTCGATCCCCTCGGCCTACGACGTGCTGATCATCAAGAAGGGCGACTGCAACGAGCACACCGTGCTTACCGTGGCCCTGGCGCGGGCAGCGGGAATCCCCGCGCGGGTGCTCGTGGGCCTGGTCTATCACCAGGGGGCGTTCTACTATCACGCCTGGCCCGCGGTCTGGGTCGGCCGCTGGGTGGCGATCGAGCCGACCTTCGGCCAGTTCCCGGCCGACGCCACGCACATCAAGCTGCTCGAAGGAGACCTGGACAAGCAGGTGGACCTGATCCAAATTATGGGAAAAGTACGTATCGAAGTCATGGACGTGAAATGA
- a CDS encoding outer membrane lipoprotein-sorting protein, with product MRRLAIAVFMMVFIAGWAVAQDDTNKTADQILDAMSSQVLGDEGVVQLKMIVYNKQGRSRSKELLTVIQKKDGIDRAITVFLAPPEIRGNKFLAIENPDGYDKQMMYLKGNKKLKRFDADSAGDSFMGSDFSMKDIQSRDSSDGIHKRLPDETVDGQPCYVVQTVPKPGKEDDMGYSKIVYWVRKDSMIPVKADFYKLGDPNTVEKKLSVDELEQRDDGTWTAKKTTMQTIERGTKTEIVVLDSRTDVTVDDYYFTEPYMTNENQLIPEFKKK from the coding sequence ATGCGCCGCTTGGCAATCGCCGTATTCATGATGGTTTTCATCGCTGGGTGGGCCGTGGCCCAGGACGACACCAATAAGACCGCCGACCAGATCCTGGACGCAATGAGCAGCCAAGTCCTCGGGGACGAGGGTGTGGTTCAGCTCAAGATGATCGTCTACAACAAGCAGGGCCGCAGCCGTTCCAAAGAGCTGCTGACCGTAATTCAGAAGAAGGACGGCATCGACCGGGCGATCACGGTCTTTCTCGCGCCGCCGGAGATCAGGGGCAACAAGTTCCTGGCCATCGAGAATCCCGACGGCTACGACAAACAGATGATGTACCTCAAGGGGAACAAGAAGCTCAAACGCTTTGACGCCGACTCGGCCGGCGACAGTTTCATGGGCTCGGACTTCTCGATGAAGGACATCCAAAGCCGCGACTCGTCCGACGGCATCCACAAGCGCCTGCCCGACGAGACCGTCGACGGCCAACCGTGCTACGTGGTCCAGACCGTGCCCAAGCCGGGCAAAGAGGACGACATGGGCTATTCCAAGATCGTCTACTGGGTGCGCAAGGACAGCATGATCCCGGTCAAGGCCGACTTCTACAAACTGGGCGACCCGAACACCGTGGAGAAGAAGCTCAGCGTGGACGAGCTGGAGCAGCGCGACGACGGCACCTGGACGGCCAAAAAGACCACGATGCAGACTATCGAGCGCGGCACCAAGACCGAGATCGTGGTGCTCGACTCACGCACCGACGTAACCGTGGACGACTACTACTTCACCGAACCGTACATGACCAACGAAAACCAACTGATCCCCGAGTTCAAAAAGAAATAG
- a CDS encoding ABC transporter ATP-binding protein, whose translation MIRAVNLRKQYSSVVAVKDLNLTIEKGEVFGFLGPNGAGKTTTIKIMAGLLRPTSGQVTINGFDIARDPTPAKAITGFIPDRPYVYGKLTGMEFLQFIAGLYRIDEREWRPRAVELLKLFELRDWAGELVESYSHGMKQRLVMSVALLHRPKVLIVDEPMVGLDPKGARLVKRIFRRLADDGLAVFMSTHTLEVAEEVCDRVGIIHKGELIESGTLEQLRQRAGGPERLEAIFLDLTGADEDEIGGEPPPLKF comes from the coding sequence ATGATCCGCGCGGTCAATCTGCGCAAGCAATATTCCTCCGTGGTCGCGGTCAAGGACCTCAACCTCACTATCGAGAAGGGCGAGGTCTTCGGCTTTCTGGGCCCCAACGGCGCGGGCAAAACCACGACGATCAAAATCATGGCCGGGTTGCTGCGCCCGACCTCGGGCCAGGTGACCATCAACGGTTTTGACATCGCGCGCGATCCCACGCCGGCCAAGGCGATCACCGGCTTCATCCCCGACCGGCCCTACGTCTACGGCAAGCTCACGGGCATGGAGTTTCTGCAGTTCATCGCCGGGCTGTACCGCATCGACGAGCGCGAGTGGCGCCCCCGGGCCGTGGAGCTGCTCAAGCTGTTCGAGTTGCGCGACTGGGCCGGCGAGCTGGTCGAAAGCTACAGCCACGGGATGAAGCAGCGGCTGGTGATGAGCGTGGCGCTGCTGCACCGGCCCAAGGTGCTGATCGTCGACGAGCCGATGGTCGGCCTGGACCCCAAGGGAGCGCGGCTGGTCAAGCGCATCTTCCGCCGCCTGGCCGACGACGGCCTGGCCGTGTTCATGAGCACTCACACCCTTGAGGTGGCCGAGGAAGTCTGCGACCGCGTGGGCATCATCCACAAAGGCGAGCTGATCGAAAGCGGAACCCTGGAACAGCTCAGACAGCGCGCGGGCGGGCCCGAACGGCTCGAGGCGATCTTCCTCGATCTGACCGGGGCCGACGAGGACGAAATCGGCGGGGAGCCGCCGCCGCTCAAGTTCTGA
- the corA gene encoding magnesium/cobalt transporter CorA, with protein MAGDFELYPLAMEDVVNIPQRAKVEDFESNYFMVTPLIHMQAQPGYEQVSLFFGKDFVISFHERESAFLDLVRERIRKGQGRKIHLGGSDYLAYALLDTAIDHYFPALDHYSDQLDVLEQQIADKSERSHSAQIHTIKGELLAIRRSIWPLREALSSLMRDDSTLVQDVTRLYLRDAYDHIVQIIELIESSREVAMGLMDLYLSMVSNRMNEVMKLLTIIATIFIPLSFIAGLYGMNFDPEISPLNMPELSWYWGYPFALTLMALMTAAMVLFFWRRGWLCRDRDKPTPGGGGE; from the coding sequence ATGGCCGGGGATTTTGAGCTTTATCCGCTGGCCATGGAGGATGTGGTCAACATCCCGCAACGCGCCAAGGTCGAGGACTTCGAGAGCAACTACTTCATGGTCACGCCGCTGATCCACATGCAGGCCCAGCCGGGCTACGAGCAGGTCAGCCTGTTTTTCGGCAAGGACTTCGTGATCTCATTTCACGAGCGCGAAAGCGCGTTCCTCGACCTGGTGCGCGAGCGAATTCGCAAGGGACAGGGGCGCAAGATCCACCTGGGCGGTTCGGACTACCTGGCCTACGCGCTGCTCGACACGGCGATCGACCACTACTTCCCGGCGTTGGACCATTACTCCGACCAGCTGGACGTGCTCGAACAGCAGATTGCCGATAAATCCGAACGCAGCCACAGCGCGCAGATCCACACGATAAAGGGCGAGCTGCTGGCCATACGTCGCTCGATCTGGCCGCTGCGTGAGGCGCTGAGCTCGCTGATGCGCGACGACAGCACGCTGGTGCAGGACGTCACCCGGCTCTACCTGCGCGACGCCTACGACCACATCGTGCAGATCATCGAGCTAATCGAGAGCAGCCGCGAAGTGGCGATGGGCCTGATGGATCTCTACCTGTCGATGGTCAGCAATCGGATGAACGAGGTGATGAAGTTGCTGACGATCATCGCCACGATCTTCATTCCGCTGTCGTTCATCGCCGGGCTTTACGGGATGAACTTCGACCCCGAGATCTCGCCGCTGAACATGCCCGAGCTTAGCTGGTACTGGGGCTACCCGTTCGCCCTAACTTTGATGGCGCTGATGACCGCGGCGATGGTGCTGTTCTTCTGGCGGCGCGGTTGGCTGTGTCGCGACCGGGACAAACCCACGCCAGGAGGTGGTGGGGAGTAA